Proteins co-encoded in one Synechococcus elongatus PCC 6301 genomic window:
- the metK gene encoding methionine adenosyltransferase, translating to MTRRYLFTSESVTEGHPDKICDQISDTILDALLTEDPSSRVAAEVVVNTGLVLITGEVSTQAQTNLIDLARRKIAETGYTGEDSGFGANNCTVLIALDKQSPDIAQGVDTAQEQRQASSDERFDSIGAGDQGIMFGYACNEAPELMPLPISLSHRLARQLAVVRHNGQLDYLRPDGKTQVTIAYEDGKPVAIDTILISTQHKAAIGDISDDNAVQERIKSDLWEQVVLPVFSDLVIQPDSATRFLVNPTGKFVIGGPQGDAGLTGRKIIVDTYGGYSRHGGGAFSGKDPTKVDRSAAYACRYVAKNIVAAGLAEKCEVQLSYAIGVARPVSVLVETFGTGKVADEVLLDLVRKHFELHPAGIIEHFNLQRLPGERGGRFYQEVAAYGHFGRNDLDLPWEQTDKADTLRQEALATTQA from the coding sequence TTGACTCGTCGATATCTGTTCACCTCGGAATCGGTGACCGAGGGCCATCCTGACAAAATTTGTGACCAAATCTCGGATACGATTCTCGACGCTCTGCTGACGGAAGACCCCAGTAGCCGCGTTGCTGCTGAGGTAGTCGTCAACACCGGCTTGGTCTTGATTACAGGTGAAGTATCGACCCAAGCGCAGACCAACCTGATTGACCTTGCCCGTCGCAAAATTGCTGAGACTGGCTACACCGGCGAAGACAGTGGCTTTGGCGCCAATAACTGTACGGTCTTGATTGCTCTCGATAAGCAGTCGCCTGACATCGCTCAAGGCGTCGATACGGCCCAAGAACAGCGTCAGGCTTCGAGCGATGAACGCTTTGACAGCATTGGAGCCGGTGACCAAGGCATCATGTTTGGCTATGCCTGCAACGAAGCGCCGGAGCTGATGCCGCTGCCGATCAGCCTTTCGCACCGTTTGGCACGTCAGTTGGCGGTGGTTCGCCACAATGGCCAGCTCGACTATCTGCGACCGGACGGCAAAACCCAAGTCACGATCGCTTATGAAGATGGCAAGCCCGTCGCGATCGACACGATCTTGATCTCAACCCAGCACAAAGCGGCGATCGGTGACATCAGCGACGACAACGCAGTCCAAGAGCGGATCAAGAGCGATCTGTGGGAACAAGTGGTACTGCCGGTGTTCAGCGACTTGGTGATCCAGCCGGACAGCGCAACCCGCTTTTTGGTCAACCCGACCGGCAAGTTTGTGATTGGGGGTCCTCAAGGCGATGCTGGTTTGACCGGCCGCAAAATCATTGTCGATACCTATGGCGGTTATTCTCGCCATGGTGGTGGTGCCTTCTCGGGCAAAGACCCTACTAAGGTCGATCGCAGCGCTGCCTACGCTTGCCGCTACGTCGCCAAAAATATTGTGGCTGCTGGCTTGGCTGAAAAGTGCGAAGTGCAGCTCAGCTATGCGATCGGGGTGGCGCGTCCCGTTAGCGTACTGGTGGAAACCTTCGGTACCGGCAAGGTAGCTGACGAAGTCTTGCTCGACTTGGTGCGCAAACACTTTGAGCTCCATCCTGCCGGCATCATCGAGCACTTCAACCTGCAACGACTGCCCGGTGAGCGGGGTGGACGCTTCTATCAAGAAGTCGCAGCCTACGGTCACTTTGGCCGCAATGACCTCGATTTGCCTTGGGAACAAACTGACAAAGCTGACACCCTGCGCCAAGAAGCCTTAGCTACGACCCAAGCCTAG
- a CDS encoding FGGY-family carbohydrate kinase, with the protein MVVALGLDFGTSGARAIACDFDSDRSVSVSVTFPKTSQNWPQVWREALWQLLTQIPADWRSRIERIAIDGTSGTVLLCDREGQPQTEPLLYNQACPIGLADLADWVPADHAALSSTSSLAKLWFWQQQFGALPPDWQILAQADWLSLQLHGCSQQSDYHNALKLGYSPDRERFSKNLLDSELGALLPVVHEPGVAIGPILPAIAQEFGLSPDCQICAGTTDSIAAFLASGAHQPGVAVTSLGSTIVLKLLSQVAVSDRLTGVYSHKLGGYWLTGGASNCGGATLRQFFPDTELESLSCQIDPTKKSGLDYYPLPSRGERFPIADPDRLPQLEPRPENPVQFLQGLLEGLAQVETLGYQRLQDLGATPLKRIWTAGGGAKNAVWQQLRQQAIGVPIAIAPNTEAAFGTARLAAFGLAAFHSAGLKRT; encoded by the coding sequence GTGGTCGTTGCACTTGGCCTCGACTTCGGCACCTCTGGAGCCCGAGCGATCGCCTGTGATTTTGACAGCGATCGCTCGGTTTCTGTATCGGTCACTTTTCCCAAGACCAGTCAGAACTGGCCGCAAGTTTGGCGTGAAGCGCTCTGGCAGCTCCTCACACAAATTCCTGCTGACTGGCGATCGCGGATCGAGCGAATTGCGATTGATGGTACGTCCGGCACCGTCTTGCTCTGTGATCGCGAGGGTCAGCCCCAGACTGAGCCGCTGCTCTACAACCAAGCTTGTCCCATTGGTCTTGCGGATTTAGCAGATTGGGTTCCGGCCGATCATGCAGCGCTGAGTTCGACTTCTTCGCTGGCAAAACTCTGGTTTTGGCAACAGCAGTTTGGTGCGTTGCCTCCAGACTGGCAAATTCTGGCTCAGGCGGATTGGCTGTCGCTCCAACTGCATGGATGCAGTCAGCAAAGCGACTATCACAATGCCCTCAAGCTGGGGTATTCGCCCGATCGCGAGCGCTTCAGTAAAAATTTGCTGGATTCAGAGCTAGGCGCGCTCTTACCAGTTGTCCATGAACCAGGAGTTGCGATCGGTCCGATTCTGCCCGCGATCGCTCAAGAGTTTGGCCTGTCGCCTGACTGTCAGATTTGTGCCGGTACAACGGATAGCATTGCTGCTTTTCTCGCGAGTGGTGCCCACCAACCCGGTGTAGCTGTGACTTCCCTCGGTTCCACAATTGTTCTGAAACTGCTGAGTCAGGTCGCAGTCAGCGATCGCCTGACCGGCGTTTACAGTCATAAACTCGGCGGCTATTGGCTCACGGGCGGTGCTTCCAACTGCGGTGGCGCGACCCTGCGGCAGTTTTTTCCGGATACAGAACTCGAAAGTCTCAGTTGCCAAATCGATCCCACCAAAAAAAGCGGACTTGATTACTATCCGCTGCCTAGTCGAGGTGAACGGTTCCCGATCGCTGATCCTGATCGGCTGCCTCAGCTTGAACCTCGGCCTGAGAATCCAGTCCAGTTTTTGCAAGGGCTGCTGGAAGGACTGGCGCAAGTGGAAACCTTGGGCTATCAGCGTTTGCAAGACCTCGGCGCAACGCCCCTAAAACGGATTTGGACAGCGGGTGGTGGGGCTAAAAATGCCGTTTGGCAACAACTCCGTCAACAAGCGATCGGTGTTCCAATTGCGATCGCCCCCAATACAGAAGCAGCTTTTGGGACAGCTCGACTCGCCGCCTTTGGCTTGGCTGCATTTCACTCGGCGGGGTTAAAGAGAACCTGA
- a CDS encoding agmatine deiminase family protein: MNQKLSRYPKSSWAYVVIACPIAIALIFSSPVKAKLPLGDRLTWGNAVTETSPAYRQALNQAKTFRMPAEFEPITSIWMAYPTYENQAGYPSQTVQKAMVKAIAPTVKIDFLLNEPEEKVIINGWLKTAGIPASQVRYHLVPHEDLWIRDMGPIFAVNADQTQVVDFGFNAWSYLAATDPAAMTDEQVDRKVAGDLDLPILRSSLISEGGNREFNGKGTLMLTEAVELQRNPGLTKEKIETELKRVFNLKKVIWLQEGVIDDELSYRGKLPDGSLTVLATGGHIDEYARFVDSNTILLAEVTAEERASDPLAAINYQRLEENLKILQAATDQDGKPFRIVRIPAAKPIYVNMTKEDAVFQALQELTFEDGTVIQDDDQIKTILAASYLNFVIANDVVIVPRYWQPDRNLEYQQKDQAALAAFQSVFPNKKIVAINPENINAGGGGMHCIVQQQAVVDAVARSLSTGAGDRSKSRSNL, encoded by the coding sequence ATGAATCAGAAGCTGAGTCGGTACCCTAAATCCTCTTGGGCTTATGTGGTGATCGCTTGTCCGATCGCGATCGCGCTAATTTTCAGCAGCCCTGTCAAAGCGAAGCTACCGCTGGGCGATCGCCTGACCTGGGGAAATGCCGTCACAGAAACTAGCCCTGCTTACCGACAGGCACTCAACCAAGCGAAGACCTTTCGGATGCCGGCTGAATTTGAACCGATCACCTCAATTTGGATGGCCTATCCAACCTACGAAAACCAGGCGGGTTATCCTTCTCAGACTGTTCAGAAGGCGATGGTAAAAGCGATCGCACCAACAGTCAAAATTGACTTTCTTCTGAATGAACCTGAAGAAAAAGTGATCATCAATGGTTGGCTCAAAACCGCAGGGATTCCAGCTAGTCAAGTCCGCTATCATTTGGTTCCCCATGAGGATCTCTGGATTCGAGATATGGGGCCAATCTTTGCGGTAAATGCTGATCAAACTCAAGTCGTTGATTTTGGTTTTAATGCTTGGAGTTATCTCGCAGCAACTGATCCAGCAGCAATGACAGATGAACAGGTTGATCGCAAGGTCGCTGGTGATCTTGATCTTCCTATCTTGCGATCGAGCTTGATTAGTGAGGGTGGTAATCGGGAATTTAATGGTAAAGGCACATTGATGCTGACCGAAGCCGTTGAGCTACAGCGCAATCCAGGACTAACTAAGGAGAAGATTGAAACTGAACTCAAACGAGTCTTCAATCTCAAGAAAGTGATTTGGCTTCAGGAAGGTGTAATTGACGATGAACTGTCTTATCGTGGCAAGTTGCCAGATGGGAGCCTGACAGTGCTTGCAACGGGTGGTCATATTGATGAGTATGCGCGGTTTGTTGATTCAAATACAATTTTATTGGCGGAAGTGACCGCAGAAGAAAGAGCTTCCGATCCGCTAGCAGCTATTAATTATCAACGGCTCGAGGAGAACTTAAAAATTCTGCAGGCTGCGACCGATCAGGATGGCAAGCCCTTCCGAATTGTTCGGATTCCTGCAGCTAAACCCATTTACGTGAACATGACTAAAGAGGATGCTGTCTTTCAAGCTCTGCAAGAACTCACCTTTGAAGATGGAACAGTCATTCAAGATGACGATCAGATCAAAACAATTTTGGCGGCTAGCTATCTCAACTTTGTGATCGCCAATGATGTTGTGATTGTCCCAAGATACTGGCAGCCCGATCGCAATTTGGAATATCAGCAAAAAGACCAAGCTGCCTTAGCTGCTTTTCAGTCGGTATTCCCCAACAAAAAGATCGTGGCGATCAATCCGGAAAATATCAATGCTGGGGGTGGGGGTATGCATTGCATCGTTCAGCAGCAAGCCGTGGTGGATGCAGTAGCTCGATCCCTCAGCACTGGGGCTGGCGATCGATCCAAGAGTAGAAGCAACCTATAA
- the dcm gene encoding DNA (cytosine-5-)-methyltransferase, with the protein MAEALKRFSKRELAKHLGKDPRIITAFQRDGVDETYKMALLYLLQSNTPRPNQGKKHDFTFIDLFAGIGGTRMGFERAGGKCVFTSEWDTSAQKTYRANFSVDEHPIIGDIHEITVEGKWDLLPEHDVLVAGFPCQPFSIAGVSKKNSLGRAHGFACDAQGTLFFDIATIIERRRPKAFLLENVKNLMSHDKGNTFRVIKNVLEDELGYKIYPKIIDAKGFVPQHRERIYIVGFREEVGFNWDSFSQPPTDTKCMADILHPNDGSEEVEEPYTVGIEAKVNDKYTLSDKLWNYLQNYANKHRAAGNGFGFGLVNKDSIARTLSARYYKDGSEILVDQGKDKNPRRLTPRECARLMGFDSSEHKFNIVVADTPAYKQFGNSVVVPVITEIAHTMKPSIIQLKERYIRQISLAI; encoded by the coding sequence GTGGCTGAGGCTCTCAAGCGCTTCTCTAAACGAGAACTAGCTAAGCACCTCGGGAAAGATCCCCGTATCATCACTGCTTTTCAGAGAGACGGAGTGGATGAGACTTACAAAATGGCTCTGCTTTACCTTCTGCAGAGCAACACTCCTCGTCCTAATCAAGGTAAAAAGCATGACTTTACTTTCATAGATCTGTTTGCTGGTATTGGCGGAACTCGGATGGGTTTCGAACGTGCCGGTGGAAAATGTGTATTCACGTCAGAGTGGGATACCTCTGCCCAAAAAACCTATCGAGCTAATTTCTCAGTTGATGAGCATCCCATCATCGGTGATATTCACGAGATTACAGTCGAAGGAAAATGGGATCTCTTACCAGAGCATGACGTTCTTGTAGCTGGATTCCCTTGTCAGCCGTTTTCTATCGCCGGTGTCAGCAAGAAAAACTCGCTTGGAAGGGCTCATGGCTTTGCATGTGATGCTCAAGGCACACTCTTTTTTGATATCGCAACCATTATTGAAAGAAGACGACCCAAGGCCTTTTTGTTAGAAAATGTCAAAAACCTAATGAGTCATGACAAGGGAAACACTTTTCGTGTTATCAAGAATGTTCTTGAGGATGAGCTTGGCTATAAGATTTACCCAAAAATAATTGATGCAAAAGGGTTTGTCCCTCAACATAGAGAACGTATCTATATTGTTGGCTTCCGAGAAGAGGTTGGCTTCAACTGGGATTCTTTCTCGCAGCCGCCTACTGATACAAAATGCATGGCCGACATCCTTCATCCTAATGATGGCAGCGAGGAAGTTGAGGAACCTTATACAGTTGGGATAGAGGCTAAAGTTAATGACAAATATACCCTAAGCGATAAGCTCTGGAATTACTTGCAAAACTATGCGAATAAACATCGAGCGGCTGGCAACGGCTTTGGTTTTGGTCTTGTCAACAAGGACAGTATTGCCCGGACTCTTTCTGCTAGGTACTACAAGGATGGATCTGAGATCTTGGTTGATCAAGGCAAGGATAAGAATCCGCGACGCCTAACCCCTCGAGAATGCGCCCGTTTAATGGGCTTTGATAGTTCTGAGCATAAGTTCAACATCGTTGTTGCTGACACACCAGCCTACAAACAATTTGGAAACTCAGTTGTAGTACCGGTCATTACTGAAATTGCTCACACCATGAAGCCGAGCATAATACAACTAAAGGAGAGATATATTCGGCAAATTTCATTAGCCATCTAA
- a CDS encoding ComEC/Rec2 family competence protein, which produces MAPTAVYLCCAFAIAGFFLASQSPLPVGWVFAGLLWAAIAIGGYPCLPRKSQRRIPLRFWLWAAIALYAAGFWFYLRLPTPSATDISRWADQGSGVLVGTISDRPRLQTNGQSFTLTAQTWSPNPAETELRLPPSQGLQGQVAVRLTQAVTGLQPGQTVVLEGELRSLQAPRNPAGFDRQRYLQRQSIFSEFRGQLLKEDNPPLWSLEPVRRRILAAFQQGLGSDQGSALAALSFGNGLARLPGNLPEDFLRCGLAHATAASGFQVALLLGLTLACCRGLSPRWQAAIGTLTLISFLGIAGSSASLLRAFLMGEIQLWALLRQRSPQTLPTLLLVATALLLWQPLWIEDLGFQFSFLATLGLVVSVRPITDRLDWLPPRLAILIAVPLAATLWTLPLQLHAFGTLSPYAIPANVLVTPLLASLGMGGVWAGLLSLIWLPLGSVAAWLLSAPLWLLISLVSTIANLPGATWATGQIALIVVLLCYLSYALLLTWPRLRRRWRSLAVALIAIVLLPGLAQAATQQEILFLNSDGPLAVVRDRGQVGLVCGASDRSLRWDLQPYLEQQGINQLDWVLQLSDRCTVQEQWPIRQIFSSQSLQPGQTIQWPNLKLEWLSRTPNLWQLSWQGEQWLWLFQRGSDRWSSQDLPPLPPQTWLWSASDRLPQGWLQSGQIQGWISSSSAPTGMHTSDTPALQPNGRTRHQAWRWSLRGSLQPAIAQQARPGLL; this is translated from the coding sequence ATGGCACCCACGGCAGTCTATCTCTGCTGTGCTTTTGCGATCGCGGGCTTCTTTCTCGCCAGCCAGTCGCCTTTGCCCGTCGGCTGGGTCTTTGCTGGCCTCCTCTGGGCCGCGATCGCGATCGGTGGCTATCCCTGCTTGCCCCGCAAAAGTCAGCGCCGCATCCCCTTGCGCTTCTGGCTTTGGGCAGCGATCGCGCTTTACGCCGCCGGCTTTTGGTTTTACCTACGCTTACCGACACCGAGTGCCACAGACATTAGCCGCTGGGCTGATCAAGGGTCAGGTGTTTTAGTCGGAACGATCAGCGATCGCCCACGTCTACAAACCAACGGCCAATCCTTCACGCTGACGGCGCAAACCTGGTCGCCCAATCCTGCCGAAACTGAGCTGAGGTTGCCCCCCAGCCAAGGGCTGCAAGGACAGGTTGCGGTTCGCTTGACCCAAGCTGTCACAGGATTACAACCCGGTCAGACCGTGGTGTTGGAAGGGGAATTGCGATCGCTCCAAGCGCCGCGCAATCCTGCCGGTTTCGATCGCCAACGCTATCTCCAACGTCAGTCGATTTTTAGTGAATTTCGGGGGCAACTGCTCAAGGAAGACAATCCGCCGCTCTGGAGCCTCGAGCCGGTGCGTCGCCGTATTTTGGCTGCCTTTCAGCAAGGCTTAGGTTCCGATCAAGGCTCAGCGCTGGCCGCCCTGAGCTTTGGCAACGGCTTGGCACGACTACCAGGCAACCTTCCTGAGGATTTTCTGCGTTGTGGTTTGGCTCATGCGACGGCTGCTTCTGGCTTTCAGGTAGCCTTGCTCCTGGGATTGACCTTGGCCTGTTGCCGGGGCCTCTCGCCCCGTTGGCAAGCCGCGATCGGTACCCTCACGCTGATCAGTTTTCTCGGCATTGCAGGCAGTTCTGCATCGCTGTTGCGGGCGTTCTTGATGGGCGAAATTCAGCTCTGGGCACTGTTGCGTCAGCGATCGCCCCAGACCTTACCGACCTTGTTACTGGTCGCGACCGCGCTGCTGCTCTGGCAACCACTCTGGATTGAGGATCTCGGCTTTCAGTTCAGCTTTCTGGCGACCTTGGGGCTGGTCGTCAGTGTTCGTCCTATTACTGATCGCTTGGACTGGCTACCCCCTCGACTGGCCATCCTGATTGCCGTGCCACTGGCCGCCACACTCTGGACGCTACCGCTACAACTGCACGCCTTTGGCACCCTCTCGCCCTACGCGATTCCCGCGAATGTGCTGGTCACACCGCTCTTAGCAAGTTTGGGGATGGGCGGCGTATGGGCCGGTCTGCTCTCGCTGATTTGGCTGCCACTTGGGAGTGTCGCAGCTTGGCTGCTTAGCGCGCCACTCTGGCTGCTGATTAGCCTAGTCAGTACGATCGCCAATCTGCCTGGGGCAACTTGGGCAACTGGACAGATTGCGCTGATTGTTGTGCTGCTCTGCTATCTCAGTTATGCACTGCTGCTGACTTGGCCTCGACTGCGCCGCCGCTGGCGATCGCTGGCCGTGGCGTTGATTGCGATCGTCTTGCTGCCAGGACTGGCGCAAGCAGCGACCCAGCAGGAAATTCTGTTTTTGAACAGTGATGGACCCTTGGCTGTCGTGCGCGATCGCGGTCAGGTGGGTTTAGTCTGCGGAGCGAGCGATCGCAGCTTACGTTGGGATCTCCAGCCTTACCTAGAACAACAGGGCATCAATCAACTGGACTGGGTCTTGCAGCTGAGCGATCGCTGTACCGTTCAGGAGCAATGGCCGATTCGTCAGATTTTCAGTAGCCAAAGCCTGCAACCAGGGCAAACGATCCAATGGCCCAACCTGAAATTAGAGTGGCTAAGTCGCACGCCCAACCTCTGGCAACTGAGCTGGCAGGGCGAGCAGTGGCTCTGGCTATTTCAACGCGGCAGCGATCGCTGGAGTTCGCAGGATTTGCCGCCGTTACCGCCTCAAACTTGGCTTTGGTCAGCCAGCGATCGCCTCCCTCAGGGCTGGTTACAGTCCGGCCAGATTCAAGGCTGGATCAGCAGCAGTAGTGCTCCAACCGGCATGCATACAAGCGACACCCCAGCCCTGCAGCCCAATGGACGCACACGCCACCAAGCTTGGCGTTGGAGTCTTAGGGGATCCTTACAACCAGCGATCGCCCAACAGGCTCGCCCCGGACTGCTTTGA
- the glyQ gene encoding glycine--tRNA ligase subunit alpha, which yields MNFQSVIATLNQFWADRGCLIAQPYDTEKGAGTMNPHTFLRAIGPEPWAVAYVEPCRRPTDGRYGENPNRYQHYYQYQVLIKPSPEGIQETYLDSLRALGIQPEEHDIRFVEDNWESPTLGAWGVGWEVWLDGMEVAQFTYFQQCGGIDCRPVSIEITYGLERLAMYLQNVEAFTEIKWTDRLSYGDVHLQSEIEQCTYNFEASTPELLFQLFGLYEQEATQLIEKGLVHPSLDYVLKCSHSFNLLDARGLISVTERTRYIGRIRNMARQVAKLYLEQREQLGFPLLQKVTA from the coding sequence GTGAACTTTCAATCCGTCATTGCCACGCTCAACCAATTTTGGGCCGATCGCGGTTGCCTGATTGCCCAGCCCTACGACACCGAAAAAGGGGCCGGCACCATGAATCCGCACACTTTTCTGCGGGCGATCGGGCCTGAGCCTTGGGCTGTGGCTTATGTGGAGCCTTGTCGTCGTCCTACTGATGGTCGCTACGGCGAAAATCCCAATCGCTATCAGCACTACTACCAGTACCAAGTGCTGATCAAGCCCTCACCAGAAGGGATTCAGGAAACCTATCTTGACTCACTGAGGGCCTTGGGGATTCAGCCCGAGGAACATGACATCCGCTTTGTCGAAGATAACTGGGAGTCGCCAACGCTTGGGGCCTGGGGTGTCGGCTGGGAAGTTTGGCTGGATGGCATGGAGGTGGCTCAGTTCACCTACTTCCAGCAGTGCGGCGGCATCGACTGTCGACCTGTGTCGATTGAGATCACCTACGGTCTGGAACGGCTGGCGATGTATTTGCAAAACGTCGAAGCCTTCACCGAGATCAAGTGGACCGATCGCCTCAGCTATGGCGACGTGCATCTGCAAAGCGAGATTGAGCAATGCACCTACAACTTCGAAGCTTCGACGCCGGAGTTGCTCTTCCAGTTATTTGGTCTTTACGAGCAGGAAGCCACCCAACTAATTGAGAAGGGGCTGGTGCATCCCAGCTTGGATTACGTGCTCAAGTGTTCCCACAGCTTCAACCTGCTAGATGCTCGCGGTCTGATTTCGGTGACGGAGCGAACGCGCTACATCGGCCGGATTCGGAATATGGCGCGGCAAGTTGCCAAGCTCTATCTGGAACAGCGCGAGCAGTTGGGCTTTCCACTGCTGCAAAAAGTGACAGCCTAG
- a CDS encoding DUF4335 domain-containing protein: MQLQRLYQLPNCSLLVQGLADASLDNSQCLTIVTRVECGFPGLQPALRGGKDFLVQLATVASAYAQGVISGLPRPQTAISSDLIQLRSLDRDRHQLTSNDNGSEVALELNSLQLFDLVDAIDQLIADPLTLPDLQIGLAPLPRRHVPALVPLPQRAAAPAVGLAGLAIAAAALFALPIPEVKPPRENLPQTEQTTSGANSNPPATEPPASSPSLADAGTLEAVVVASRAAIGSAWDRKPEYEPAEAEQYRVSATATGQIVGYRAEDSQSDIQQTPLASLLKPLPAGDRQPLADLRIVFQPSGVVEVSPWDGWGSVR; encoded by the coding sequence ATGCAACTTCAACGGCTCTATCAGCTGCCCAATTGCAGTTTGCTCGTGCAAGGCCTTGCCGATGCCAGCTTGGATAACAGTCAATGCCTGACAATTGTGACGCGGGTGGAGTGTGGCTTCCCCGGCCTACAACCGGCTCTACGGGGTGGTAAAGATTTTCTGGTTCAGCTTGCCACAGTCGCGAGTGCCTACGCCCAAGGGGTGATCAGTGGTTTGCCTCGCCCCCAGACTGCCATCAGTAGCGACTTGATCCAGTTGCGATCGCTCGATCGCGATCGCCATCAGCTGACCAGTAACGATAACGGTAGCGAAGTTGCACTGGAACTAAACAGCCTGCAGCTCTTTGATCTGGTCGATGCGATCGATCAACTCATCGCAGACCCCTTAACGCTGCCCGATCTCCAGATTGGCTTGGCCCCCCTACCGCGTCGCCATGTCCCAGCTCTGGTGCCGTTGCCACAACGGGCCGCCGCACCCGCTGTCGGTCTAGCTGGACTCGCGATCGCTGCTGCAGCTCTCTTTGCCCTGCCAATTCCTGAGGTGAAGCCGCCGCGCGAGAACCTACCCCAGACTGAGCAGACGACCTCAGGGGCGAACAGCAATCCACCTGCGACAGAGCCTCCTGCCAGTAGCCCAAGTTTGGCGGATGCAGGAACGCTGGAAGCTGTTGTGGTGGCCAGTCGAGCAGCGATCGGCAGTGCTTGGGATCGCAAACCCGAGTACGAACCTGCGGAAGCTGAGCAATATCGCGTCAGCGCAACGGCCACAGGTCAAATTGTGGGTTATCGCGCCGAAGATAGCCAATCTGACATTCAGCAAACACCGCTCGCTTCACTCTTGAAGCCATTGCCTGCAGGCGATCGCCAACCCCTAGCGGATCTCCGCATCGTCTTTCAGCCCAGTGGCGTAGTCGAGGTCAGCCCTTGGGACGGCTGGGGCTCCGTGCGCTAG
- a CDS encoding DUF3038 domain-containing protein → MKHCLPANPFLALVPSAAKGDRGAGAQGSMDCMNASASISPTPMPAEASLPAALLQLPKLAGIPEDCPRRARQHLDLLLLALEALDLGAPEAILWVSRELGLESVLRDRVQVWRLRSTNPLRRLTQRQPLSQAEIQAIAVLISNLAQRLTVPIRQILLTRSQLEQQGADYRSDALIAFYLDRFRSHFQSRMNPRRAAVIRLAEGDSLDQLALTLVEQLLFCTGVAGAKRLWASLFDGEV, encoded by the coding sequence TTGAAACACTGTCTGCCCGCAAACCCGTTTCTGGCGCTGGTACCATCGGCAGCGAAGGGCGATCGCGGTGCGGGCGCTCAGGGCTCGATGGATTGCATGAACGCCTCTGCCAGTATTTCTCCAACTCCCATGCCAGCCGAAGCAAGCTTGCCGGCGGCCTTGCTGCAGTTGCCCAAGCTAGCGGGGATTCCCGAAGACTGTCCACGGCGCGCCCGACAGCATCTCGACCTTTTGCTTTTAGCTCTCGAAGCATTGGACTTAGGAGCCCCAGAAGCCATTCTCTGGGTCAGCCGTGAGTTGGGGCTTGAATCGGTCTTGCGCGATCGCGTCCAAGTCTGGCGACTACGGAGCACCAATCCCCTGCGTCGCCTCACCCAGCGCCAACCCCTCAGTCAGGCTGAAATCCAGGCGATCGCAGTGTTGATCAGTAACCTCGCCCAGCGACTGACCGTGCCGATCCGGCAGATTCTGCTGACTCGAAGCCAACTGGAACAGCAGGGGGCAGACTACCGCAGCGATGCCTTAATTGCCTTTTATCTCGATCGCTTTCGATCGCACTTCCAGTCCCGCATGAACCCGCGCCGGGCGGCGGTCATTCGCTTGGCCGAAGGCGATAGCCTCGACCAGTTGGCGTTGACCCTCGTGGAACAACTGCTGTTCTGTACTGGTGTGGCTGGAGCCAAGCGCCTCTGGGCCAGTCTGTTTGATGGTGAGGTTTAG
- a CDS encoding adenine phosphoribosyltransferase, with translation MDLKTLIREIPDFPKPGILFRDYTTVLKDPQGWRYSIDRLTELIKPLEPTAIVGIESRGFILGAPLAYQLGLGFVPVRKPGKLPADTHSVEYELEYGSDRLEIHQDALAPGDRVVVVDDLIATGGTASATATLIDRCSATLAGFAFVIELEGLNGRDRLPEVPIISLVSYD, from the coding sequence ATGGATCTCAAAACCCTGATTCGGGAAATTCCGGATTTTCCCAAACCCGGCATCCTGTTCCGAGACTACACAACGGTGTTGAAGGACCCCCAGGGTTGGCGCTACAGCATCGATCGTTTGACTGAGTTGATCAAGCCCTTGGAACCGACGGCGATCGTGGGGATTGAGTCGCGGGGTTTCATCCTAGGTGCGCCCTTGGCCTACCAACTCGGCTTGGGTTTTGTGCCGGTGCGGAAGCCGGGCAAACTGCCTGCTGACACCCACAGCGTCGAGTATGAGCTGGAATACGGTAGCGATCGCCTCGAAATCCACCAAGATGCTTTGGCTCCGGGCGATCGGGTTGTCGTTGTCGATGACTTAATTGCCACGGGCGGGACTGCCAGTGCTACCGCCACGTTGATCGATCGCTGCAGCGCGACCTTGGCCGGCTTTGCCTTTGTGATCGAGCTGGAAGGGCTGAATGGCCGCGATCGCCTGCCCGAGGTACCAATCATCAGCCTCGTGAGCTACGACTAA